Proteins from a genomic interval of Zingiber officinale cultivar Zhangliang chromosome 1B, Zo_v1.1, whole genome shotgun sequence:
- the LOC121989444 gene encoding alpha-humulene synthase produces the protein MERQSMALVGDKEEIIRKSAEYHPSVWGDYFIRNSSSALEKEPTHRILMKRVEELKERVRNLFKETSDDVLQIMNLVDSIQLLGLDYHFEKEIVTALRLVYGADAENYGLYEFSLRFRLLRQHGYYLSADVFNKFKDEKGRFLSTLNGDAKGLLSLYNAAYLGTHEETILDEAISFTKCQLESLLGELEQPLATEVSFFLETPLCRRTKRLMVRKYIPIYQENVMRNDTILELAKLDFNLLQSLHQEEVKKISMWWNDLALTKSLKFARDRVVECYYWIVAVYFEPQYSRARVITSKAISLMSIMDDIYDNYSTLEESQLLTEAIERWEPQAVDCVPEYLKDFYLKLLKTYKDFEDELEPNEKYRIPYLQEEIKVLSRSYFQEAKWGVERYVPSLEEHLLVSLISAGYYAVACAAYVGLGEDATKETFEWVASSPKILKSCSILCRLMDDITSHEREQERDHVASTVESYMKEHGTSAKVACEKLQVMVEQKWKDLNEECLRPTQVARPLIEIILNLSRAMEDIYKYKDTYTNSNTRMKDNVSLILVESFPI, from the exons ATGGAGAGGCAGTCGATGGCCCTTGTTGGTGACAAGGAAGAGATAATTCGTAAGTCGGCCGAATATCACCCTAGTGTTTGGGGAGATTATTTCATCCGAAACTCCTCTTCGGCCCTCGAAAAG GAGCCCACTCATAGAATATTGATGAAGAGGGTGGAAGAGCTGAAGGAGCGAGTGAGAAACCTTTTCAAGGAAACAAGCGACGACGTATTGCAAATTATGAATTTGGTTGATTCAATTCAGCTTCTTGGATTGGATTATCATTTTGAGAAGGAAATAGTTACGGCGCTAAGATTGGTTTATGGGGCTGATGCTGAAAATTACGGGCTTTATGAATTTTCTCTTCGATTTAGATTGCTTAGACAACATGGATATTATTTGTCCGCAg ATGTTTTTAACAAGTTCAAAGATGAGAAGGGCAGATTTTTGTCGACCTTGAATGGAGATGCAAAGGGACTACTAAGCTTATACAATGCGGCTTATCTTGGAACACATGAAGAGACGATACTCGACGAAGCTATTTCTTTTACAAAGTGTCAGCTTGAATCTTTGTTGGGTGAACTTGAGCAACCTTTAGCAACAGAGGTGTCTTTTTTCCTTGAAACACCACTGTGTAGAAGAACTAAAAGGCTCATGGTGAGAAAATATATACCTATTTATCAAGAGAATGTGATGCGAAATGATACTATATTAGAACTTGCAAAGTTAGATTTCAATCTACTACAATCTCTTCATCAAGAGGAAGTGAAGAAAATTTCAAT GTGGTGGAATGATTTAGCACTAACTAAATCTTTAAAGTTTGCTCGTGACCGAGTAGTGGAATGTTATTATTGGATAGTTGCGGTGTATTTTGAACCTCAATATTCTCGAGCACGAGTAATTACATCCAAGGCCATTTCCCTTATGTCGATTATGGATGACATCTATGATAACTACAGCACATTAGAAGAAAGTCAACTATTAACTGAGGCAATTGAAAG GTGGGAACCCCAAGCAGTTGATTGTGTACCAGAATACTTAAAAGACTTTTATCTCAAGCTACTAAAGACTTACAAAGATTTTGAAGATGAACTAGAACCCAATGAGAAGTATCGCATACCATATCTTCAAGAGGAA ATAAAAGTTCTATCAAGATCTTATTTCCAAGAAGCTAAATGGGGTGTGGAAAGATATGTACCATCACTCGAGGAGCATCTTCTCGTTTCATTGATATCAGCCGGGTATTATGCGGTTGCATGTGCCGCTTACGTAGGTTTGGGAGAAGATGCAACAAAAGAGACATTTGAATGGGTTGCTAGTTCCCCTAAGATCCTTAAATCCTGCAGTATACTTTGTAGGCTTATGGACGATATAACTTCACACGAG cGGGAACAAGAAAGAGACCATGTCGCTTCAACAGTTGAGAGTTACATGAAAGAACATGGTACAAGTGCAAAAGTGGCTTGCGAGAAGTTGCAAGTGATGGTGGAGCAAAAATGGAAGGATTTGAACGAGGAATGCCTCCGTCCAACACAAGTAGCTCGGCCTTTAATTGAAATAATATTGAACCTCTCAAGAGCCATGGAAGACATATACAAGTACAAGGATACCTATACTAATTCCAACACTAGGATGAAAGATAATGTCTCTCTTATATTGGTTGAATCCTTTCCTATTTGA